In Streptomyces sp. NBC_00091, the following proteins share a genomic window:
- the topA gene encoding type I DNA topoisomerase, whose amino-acid sequence MSPTSETAKGGRRLVIVESPAKAKTIKGYLGPGYVVEASVGHIRDLPNGAAEVPDKYTGEVRRLGVDVEHDFQPIYVVNADKKAQVRKLKDLLAESDELFLATDEDREGEAIAWHLQEVLKPKVPVHRMVFHEITKDAIRDAVANPRELNQRMVDAQETRRILDRLYGYEVSPVLWKKVMPRLSAGRVQSVATRMVVEKERERIAFRSAEYWDLTGTFGTGRAGDASDPSTLVARLNTVDGKRVAQGRDFGSNGQLKSEVLHLDEANARGLAAALAQTSFAVRSVESKPYRRSPYAPFRTTTLQQEASRKLGFGAKATMQVAQKLYENGFITYMRTDSTTLSDTAVSAARAQVTQLYGADYLPEKPRVYAGKVKNAQEAHEAIRPSGDRFRTPAETGLTGDQFRLYELIWKRTVASQMKDAVGNSVTVKIGGRASDGRDAEFTSSGKTITFHGFMKAYVEGADDPNAELDDREKRLPQVAEGDALTAEEITADGHSTKPPARYTEASLVKELEEREIGRPSTYASIIGTILDRGYVFKKGTALVPSFLSFAVVNLLETHFGRLVDYDFTAKMEDDLDRIARGEAQSVPWLKRFYFGAEDASEVVPADGDALGGLKELVTDLGAIDAREISSFPVGEGIVLRVGRYGPYVERGEKDAEGHQRADVPDDLAPDELTVEYAEELFAKPSGEFELGKDPVSGNEIVAKDGRYGPYVTEILPEGTPKTGKNAVKPRTASLFKSMTLDTVTLDEALKLMSLPRVVGADAEGVEITAQNGRYGPYLKKGTDSRSLETEDQLFSITLDEALAIYAQPKQRGRAAAKPPLKELGTDPVSEKPVVVKDGRFGPYVTDGETNATLRRDDDVETITPERGYELLAEKRAKGPAKKTAKKAPAKKAPAKKATATKTAAAKKTTAAKKTTAAKKTTATAAAKKTTAAAAKKAAAAAEAASADAPADE is encoded by the coding sequence TTGTCCCCGACTAGCGAGACCGCAAAGGGCGGCCGCCGACTCGTCATCGTCGAGTCCCCTGCCAAGGCGAAGACGATCAAGGGCTACCTCGGCCCGGGATACGTCGTCGAGGCGAGCGTCGGGCACATCCGCGACCTCCCGAACGGCGCGGCCGAGGTCCCCGACAAGTACACCGGCGAGGTCCGCCGTCTCGGCGTGGACGTCGAGCACGATTTCCAGCCGATCTACGTAGTGAATGCGGACAAGAAGGCGCAGGTCAGGAAGCTCAAGGACCTGCTGGCCGAGTCCGACGAACTCTTCCTCGCCACCGATGAGGACCGCGAGGGCGAAGCCATCGCGTGGCACCTCCAGGAAGTCCTCAAGCCCAAGGTCCCCGTCCACCGGATGGTCTTCCACGAGATCACCAAGGACGCGATCCGCGACGCCGTCGCCAACCCGCGCGAGCTGAACCAGCGCATGGTCGACGCCCAGGAGACCCGCCGCATCCTCGACCGCCTCTACGGCTACGAGGTCTCGCCGGTCCTGTGGAAGAAGGTCATGCCGCGGCTGTCGGCCGGCCGTGTCCAGTCCGTGGCCACGCGCATGGTCGTGGAGAAGGAGCGCGAGCGCATCGCCTTCCGCTCCGCCGAGTACTGGGACCTGACCGGCACTTTCGGCACCGGCCGCGCCGGTGACGCGTCCGACCCCTCGACCCTCGTCGCCCGCCTGAACACGGTGGACGGCAAGCGCGTCGCCCAGGGCCGCGACTTCGGCTCGAACGGGCAGCTCAAGAGCGAGGTGCTGCACCTCGACGAGGCGAACGCGCGGGGGCTGGCCGCCGCGCTGGCGCAGACCTCGTTCGCCGTCCGCTCGGTCGAGTCCAAGCCGTACCGCCGCTCCCCGTACGCCCCGTTCCGTACGACGACGCTCCAGCAGGAGGCCTCGCGCAAGCTGGGCTTCGGTGCGAAGGCGACCATGCAGGTGGCCCAGAAGCTGTACGAGAACGGCTTCATCACCTACATGCGTACGGACTCCACCACGCTCTCCGACACCGCGGTGTCGGCGGCGCGGGCGCAGGTCACCCAGCTCTACGGGGCCGACTACCTGCCGGAGAAGCCGCGCGTCTACGCCGGCAAGGTCAAGAACGCGCAGGAGGCGCACGAGGCGATCCGTCCTTCGGGTGATCGTTTCCGCACTCCGGCCGAGACGGGTCTGACCGGCGACCAGTTCCGCCTGTACGAGCTCATCTGGAAGCGGACCGTCGCCTCCCAGATGAAGGACGCGGTCGGCAACAGCGTCACCGTGAAGATCGGCGGCCGTGCCTCGGACGGGCGCGACGCCGAATTCACCTCCTCCGGCAAGACGATCACCTTCCACGGCTTCATGAAGGCCTACGTCGAGGGCGCGGACGACCCGAACGCCGAGCTCGACGACCGCGAGAAGCGGCTGCCGCAGGTCGCCGAGGGCGACGCGCTGACGGCCGAGGAGATCACGGCCGACGGCCACTCGACCAAGCCGCCGGCCCGCTACACCGAGGCCTCGCTGGTCAAGGAGCTGGAGGAGCGGGAGATCGGCCGCCCGTCGACGTACGCGTCGATCATCGGCACGATCCTCGACCGCGGCTACGTCTTCAAGAAGGGCACGGCCCTCGTGCCGTCCTTCCTGTCGTTCGCCGTGGTGAACCTGCTGGAGACGCACTTCGGCCGGCTCGTCGACTACGACTTCACCGCCAAGATGGAGGACGACCTCGACCGCATCGCGCGGGGCGAGGCCCAGTCCGTGCCGTGGCTGAAGCGCTTCTACTTCGGCGCGGAGGACGCCTCGGAGGTCGTACCGGCCGACGGTGACGCCCTCGGCGGCCTGAAGGAGCTGGTCACGGACCTCGGCGCGATCGACGCCCGGGAGATCTCCTCCTTCCCGGTAGGCGAAGGCATCGTGCTGCGCGTCGGCCGCTACGGGCCGTACGTGGAGCGGGGCGAGAAGGACGCGGAAGGCCACCAGCGGGCCGACGTACCGGACGACCTGGCTCCGGACGAGCTGACGGTCGAGTACGCGGAGGAGCTGTTCGCGAAGCCGAGCGGCGAGTTCGAGCTGGGCAAGGACCCGGTCAGCGGGAACGAGATCGTCGCCAAGGACGGCCGCTACGGGCCGTACGTGACGGAGATCCTGCCCGAGGGCACGCCGAAGACGGGCAAGAACGCGGTCAAGCCGCGGACGGCCTCGCTCTTCAAGTCGATGACCCTGGACACGGTCACCCTCGACGAGGCCCTCAAGCTGATGTCGCTGCCGCGCGTGGTCGGCGCGGACGCGGAGGGCGTGGAGATCACGGCCCAGAACGGCCGCTACGGCCCGTACCTGAAGAAGGGCACGGACTCGCGGTCCCTGGAGACCGAGGACCAGCTGTTCTCGATCACCCTGGACGAGGCCCTGGCGATCTACGCCCAGCCGAAGCAGCGGGGCCGGGCCGCGGCCAAGCCGCCGCTGAAGGAGCTGGGCACCGACCCGGTGAGCGAGAAGCCGGTGGTGGTCAAGGACGGCCGCTTCGGCCCGTACGTGACGGACGGCGAGACGAACGCGACGCTGCGGCGGGACGACGACGTCGAGACGATCACGCCGGAGCGGGGCTACGAGCTGCTCGCGGAGAAGCGGGCGAAGGGCCCGGCGAAGAAGACCGCGAAGAAGGCGCCCGCCAAGAAGGCCCCGGCGAAGAAGGCGACGGCGACCAAGACCGCTGCCGCGAAGAAGACGACGGCGGCGAAGAAGACCACGGCCGCCAAGAAGACGACGGCGACGGCGGCGGCGAAGAAGACCACGGCCGCCGCCGCGAAGAAGGCCGCGGCCGCTGCGGAGGCCGCTTCCGCGGACGCTCCGGCGGACGAGTAG